Proteins from one Candidatus Melainabacteria bacterium genomic window:
- a CDS encoding YraN family protein, whose amino-acid sequence MTTNHKLGKQGEKLACDYLRKNKFLILKQNWRSGKYGEIDIIAKDPNKNELVFIEVKSRTTSLDEAKELVTKKKQRQLYKLATAYLHLTNLENTACRFDVIAIKISQEGNKLEHIKNAFYLQ is encoded by the coding sequence ATGACCACAAACCACAAACTTGGCAAACAAGGCGAAAAGCTTGCTTGTGATTATTTAAGAAAAAATAAATTTTTAATTCTAAAACAAAATTGGAGATCTGGAAAGTATGGTGAAATTGATATTATTGCAAAAGATCCAAATAAAAATGAGCTTGTTTTTATAGAAGTAAAATCCAGAACTACAAGCCTTGATGAAGCAAAAGAACTTGTAACAAAGAAAAAACAAAGACAGCTATACAAACTAGCAACAGCTTATTTACATTTAACTAATCTTGAAAATACAGCTTGCAGATTTGATGTAATTGCTATTAAAATTAGTCAAGAAGGCAATAAGCTCGAACATATTAAAAACGCATTTTATTTACAGTGA